A single genomic interval of Arachis duranensis cultivar V14167 chromosome 7, aradu.V14167.gnm2.J7QH, whole genome shotgun sequence harbors:
- the LOC107496482 gene encoding peptide methionine sulfoxide reductase isoform X2: MNLLNRLGFGSTRAPENMDSTIPQGPDDDIPAPGQQFAQFGAGCFWGIELAFQRVPGVSKTEVGYTQGFLHNPTYEDVCSGTTNHSEVVRVQYDPKECNFDTLLDVFWDKHDPTTPNRQGNDVGTQYRSGIYFYTPEQEKAAKESLEQRQKQLNRKIVTEILPAKKFYRAEEYHQQYLAKGGRFGFKQSAAKGCNDPIRCYG, translated from the exons ATGAACCTGTTGAACAGACTTGGATTTGGTAGCACAAGGGCACCAGAGAACATGGATTCCACAATTCCTCAGGGACCGGATGATGACATCCCGGCACCAGGGCAGCAGTTTGCCCAGTTTGGCGCTGGCTGCTTCTGGGGTATCGAATTGGCCTTCCAAAGAGTGCCTGGGGTATCCAAGACTGAGGTTGGTTACACACAAGGGTTTTTGCATAACCCGACCTATGAGGATGTGTGTTCAGGGACCACAAACCACTCAGAGGTTGTAAGGGTCCAATATGATCCGAAAGAATGTAACTTCGACACACTGCTTGATGTGTTCTGGGATAAACATGATCCTACTACACCGAATCGACAG GGAAATGATGTTGGAACACAGTACAGATCCGGAATATACTTCTACACTCCCGAACAAGAGAAGGCGGCCAAGGAATCTTTGGAGCAACGGCAGAAGCAGTTGAACAGGAAGATTGTTACCGAGATCCTTCCTGCCAAGAAGTTCTACCGCGCAGAAGAGTACCATCAGCAGTACCTTGCAAAAGGGGGTCGATTTGGTTTCAAGCAATCAGCTGCCAAAGGATGCAACGACCCGATTCGATGCTATGGTTAA
- the LOC107496386 gene encoding uncharacterized protein LOC107496386, with amino-acid sequence MVKNASSLCDLFLEVIEWIGPDNVVHVVTDNAANYVAAGRLINKKFENIHWSPCAAHCLNLILKDISSMPHISNLATRASKITVFVYNHTVFLSWLRQKEDWRVIVRPGATRFATVFLTLMSIFESKSELQQLVVDTHFTGHKLGRSANERAVSAIILDNKFWDDCFTVCQIVSPLIKLLRLVDADDKPSLGIVYEGMLRESPDVMRALLDLVTLHCKVNNLDSVEAMKEIHLYRDRKESFDRPEAVPAAKKLQPDEWWRLFGSSAPCLQKMAVRILSQASASSGCERNWSLFDQIHTARRNRLEHDRLSDIVYITYNLRLKSR; translated from the exons ATGGTTAAAAATGCTTCTAGCTTGTGTGACTTGTTTTTAGAGGTGATTGAATGGATTGGACCTGATAATGTTGTTCATGTAGTGACTGATAATGCTGCGAATTATGTTGCTGCTGGTAGGCTTATTaataagaaatttgaaaatattcacTGGTCACCTTGTGCTGCTCATTGCTTGAATCTTATTCTAAAAGATATAAGCAGCATGCCACATATTTCTAACCTTGCAACACGTGCTTCAAAAATTACCGTGTTTGTATATAATCATACGGTGTTCTTGTCCTGGCTAAGACAAAAAGAGGATTGGAGGGTGATTGTTCGTCCAGGTGCAACTCGTTTTGCCACTGTCTTCCTCACATTGATGAGTATCTTTGAGAGCAAATCGGAATTACAACAATTGGTTGTTGATACACACTTTACCGGACACAAATTAGGAAGGAGTGCCAATGAGAGAGCTGTGAGTGCAATTATCCTAGACAATAAATTTTGGGATGATTGTTTTACTGTATGCCAAATTGTGAGTCCGTTGATTAAATTGCTGAGGTTGGTAGATGCCGATGATAAACCATCATTGGGAATTGTTTATGAAGGTATGCTGAG AGAATCACCTGATGTCATGCGAGCTTTACTTGATCTTGTTACATTGCATTGCAAGGTTAATAATTTAGATTCAGTTGAGGCAATGAAAGAAATACACTTATATAGAGATCGAAAGGAAAGCTTTGATAGGCCTGAAGCTGTTCCAGCTGCAAAAAAACTTCAACCTG ATGAATGGTGGAGGTTGTTTGGTAGTTCTGCTCCATGTTTACAAAAAATGGCAGTTCGCATTCTTAGCCAAGCATCTGCTTCTTCAGGGTGTGAAAGGAATTGGAGTCTTTTTGATCAAATTCATACAGCAAGAAGGAATAGATTGGAGCATGATAGGCTAAGTGATATTGTgtatattacatataatttgcgTCTTAAATCCAG ATGA
- the LOC107496482 gene encoding peptide methionine sulfoxide reductase A1 isoform X1 translates to MRICGAASCSSIATTSNSILVYISSSISSPSKTKFLPSLSRFSVGRSCFFPQTRSHITVKPSMNLLNRLGFGSTRAPENMDSTIPQGPDDDIPAPGQQFAQFGAGCFWGIELAFQRVPGVSKTEVGYTQGFLHNPTYEDVCSGTTNHSEVVRVQYDPKECNFDTLLDVFWDKHDPTTPNRQGNDVGTQYRSGIYFYTPEQEKAAKESLEQRQKQLNRKIVTEILPAKKFYRAEEYHQQYLAKGGRFGFKQSAAKGCNDPIRCYG, encoded by the exons ATGAGAATTTGTGGAGCAG CTAGCTGCAGCAGCATTGCTACAACATCCAATTCCATTTTAGTGTATATCTCTTCGTCTATTTCCAGCCCTTCCAAAACCAAGTTCCTTCCATCACTCTCTAGATTTTCTGTTGGACGCTCGTGCTTCTTCCCCCAAACTCGTTCCCATATTACCGTCAAACCCTCCATGAACCTGTTGAACAGACTTGGATTTGGTAGCACAAGGGCACCAGAGAACATGGATTCCACAATTCCTCAGGGACCGGATGATGACATCCCGGCACCAGGGCAGCAGTTTGCCCAGTTTGGCGCTGGCTGCTTCTGGGGTATCGAATTGGCCTTCCAAAGAGTGCCTGGGGTATCCAAGACTGAGGTTGGTTACACACAAGGGTTTTTGCATAACCCGACCTATGAGGATGTGTGTTCAGGGACCACAAACCACTCAGAGGTTGTAAGGGTCCAATATGATCCGAAAGAATGTAACTTCGACACACTGCTTGATGTGTTCTGGGATAAACATGATCCTACTACACCGAATCGACAG GGAAATGATGTTGGAACACAGTACAGATCCGGAATATACTTCTACACTCCCGAACAAGAGAAGGCGGCCAAGGAATCTTTGGAGCAACGGCAGAAGCAGTTGAACAGGAAGATTGTTACCGAGATCCTTCCTGCCAAGAAGTTCTACCGCGCAGAAGAGTACCATCAGCAGTACCTTGCAAAAGGGGGTCGATTTGGTTTCAAGCAATCAGCTGCCAAAGGATGCAACGACCCGATTCGATGCTATGGTTAA